The Campylobacter concisus sequence TCAGGGATTGAAGCTTTAAAACCTACGTTGTTGATATTTGAGATATTATTTGCCCAAACATCCATGCCAAAGCTTTGTGTTTTAATGCCACTAATTCCGTTGTAAAAACCTCTCATCATGGCTTTTATCCTTCGTAAAATTCAGATATTTTATCCATTGGGACATATTCGCCTGCGATTTTTATCATAGCTTTGCCATCTACAAATTTTACTGCCTCGACTGGATAGCTACCTACTTGAGTCTTGTATGAATTACCATCTTTTCCAGTGTAATTAACAGAGACTGTATATGCGCCGTTTGGTAACTGTTTTCCAGAATCATCTTTACCATCCCAAGATATTCTGCGGACTCCTGACTTTAGATCTTTTATATCGATTGAACGAACGACCTCTCCATTTGCATTTTTAATTTCGAGCTTACCATTTGCAAGATCTGATTTAAAATAAAGTGCAAAATTTACAGTTTTTTGCTCATCTGTTAGTAAAACTGAGTTTGAACCAGTTGAGACCATTTTTCCAAGAGCTGAGATAGCGTAGGCATTTGCATTTGATTTTAACTGATTTACAAGCTCTTTCATAGCTGAGTTTGTATTTTGTTGCATCTCTAGTGATGCTAGCTGGCTAGTTTGCGTAAGCATCTTTTCAGTATCCATAGGACTTGTTGGGTCTTGATACTGAAGCTCTGTTAAAAGTAGCTTCATAAATGCATCTTTATCTAGCTGTGCATTTGGGTTAGTTCCTGTGCCAGCTGCCGCATCTTGCTTTGCTTTTGCCTTTTTCTCGGCATTTTTTTGCTGTGTTGTTTGTGTAGTTATATCTGAAACTGAAGCCATAATCTCTCCTAAATATATCTTGGTATTACTAGTTCAAGCAAGCTTTGTTCCGCTTGAGCGTTTTCGCTCTCATCACTTTGATTTGAGCTGTATTTATTCTTTGCTTGTTCTCTTTTATCTTGTCTTTGATTTTGATCTGAGAAATTCATCTCAAGCTCGGTAAATCCCATATTTACAAGGCTATTTTTAAACTCGGCTTGATTTTGCAAAAAGAGATTCATCGTAGCTGTAGTTGAGTTAAAATTTACATGCAAGTTGTTGCCACGATTTACCATCGTGATCTCAACCTCGCCTAAATTTAGAGGATTAAGCGTGATGTTAAAACGAGTGATCGGCGCTTTGTAATTTTGCACCTGCTCTTTTAGCGTAGAAGAGAAATTACTAAGTGTCTCTTTTATCTCAGCCTTTGTCTGAAGCTGGTGTTTAGCGCTATTTGCGATATCTTTTACCATTTGGTTTAGCTCTGATTTATTATCGCTACTAAATGTCTCTTTGCTCTCTAAATTCTCATTTTTTTGCTGTTCTCTCTCAGGGAATAGTAGCGACTCAAGAGTTGGAGCTTTTTGCGCCTTTTGCTCGTGTAAATTTACCTTTACTTTTGGCTCTTTTGGTTGCTCCTCTGGCTCAACATCCACTATCTCATCATCAAGCTTTACTTCACTATCTAGCTTTTTAGGCTCTTCTTTTACTAAATTTTTAGTTTCATTAGTTGGATTTGCCACTACCTCTTTTAACAAAGTATCAAGCTTTACGACCTCTTTTGGCTCGTTTTTTATGATGGTTTGCTCGACCTCATTTTTTAGCTCTTTTAGGTAAAAAGGCTTCTCTTCGGTCTTTATCGGTGTGAAAAATTCTTTCTTGCCTAAATTTTTAAACATCTCGTTTAGTTTTGGCACGTCTTCATTTGAAATTTCTATATTTTCAAGGCCAAGGTCAAATTTCTTAGCAAGGTCGATAAGATCACTAACGCTTTTAACATTGCTAAGCTCTTCAACGTTTTCAGGCACACTTAAGAAATTTGCTATTTTGTCGCTGAAATTTGGAAATTTACTTACTTTTTCATTGCCGTTTAAAATTTCTAAAACTTGTAAAAGCTGCATAAAATTTGCATTTTCATAGAGCTCATTTTTTGTATTTTCATCTAAATTTTCTTCAAGTGCAGTTGAAATTTTTGCCGCACTTTCGCTTTGTGCTTTTTGCAGTGTCTCTTTTTGAGTGGTAACCGTTTTTACTATCTCTTTGACATCTTTTTCAGTGATTTTTTGGCCGCTATTTGCCTTGCTCGCAGCTGCATCTAAAACCATCGACAAAAATTCGCCGTTGTTTTGAGATTTTTTAGAAACAGAGGGCTTTTTATTCCCAGCAGGAGCCAGCAAATCTACGTTGTTTTTCGCTGTATAAGCTTGCATTTAAACCTTTCAAATTTTTAAACTTAATGCCAAACATGCAAAATCTATTCCAAAAATTAATTTCTTGATATCAGCTTAAAATTTATAAAAATTTGGCTATAATCTGCCCCTATTTTAAAACTGACAAACGAAAAATAGCAAACTAATAAACGGAGAAAAATTTGGAAAAGATACGAAATATAGCCGTTATCGCACACGTCGACCACGGTAAAACAACAATGGTTGATGAGCTTTTGAAACAGTCAGGAACATTTAATGAGCATCAAAACCTTGGCGAGCGTGTAATGGATAGCAACGACATCGAAAGAGAGCGTGGCATCACGATCCTTTCTAAAAACACTGCTATTCGCTACAAAGATACAAAGATCAACATCATCGACACTCCGGGCCACGCCGACTTTGGTGGAGAGGTAGAGCGTGTTCTTAAGATGGTTGATGGTGTTTTGTTGCTTGTCGATGCGCAAGAAGGCGTTATGCCACAAACTAAATTCGTCGTCAAAAAGGCACTCTCACTAGGACTTCGTCCAATCGTTGTTGTAAATAAGATAGATAAACCTGCAGGCGATCCAGACCGCGTTATAAATGAAATTTTTGATCTTTTTGTTGCACTTGATGCAAACGATGAGCAGCTAGAATTTCCAGTCGTTTATGCCGCTGCTAAAAATGGCTATGCAAAGCTAAAACTAAGCGATGAAAACAAAGATATGCAGCCACTTTTTGAGACTATCTTGGCTCACGTACCAGCTCCAAGCGGTAGTGATGAAAACCCACTCCAGCTTCAAGTGTTTACTCTTGATTATGATAACTACGTCGGTAAGATCGGTATTGCAAGAATTTTTAACGGCAAGATATCAAAAAACCAAAATGTCATGCTTGCAAAGGCTGATGGCACAAAGACAACTGGTAGAATTTCAAAGTTAATTGGTTTTATGGGTCTTGAAAGAACCGATATTAACGAGTCTGGCACTGGCGATATCGTAGCGATCGCTGGCTTTGATGCGCTTGATGTTGGCGATAGTGTTGTTGATCCAAACAATCCTCATCCGCTCGATCCTCTCCATATCGAAGAGCCAACACTTAGCGTTGTATTTTCTGTAAATGATGGGCCATTAGCAGGTACTGAGGGCAAACACGTCACATCAAATAAGATTGATGAGCGCCTTGCAAACGAGATGAAGACAAATATCGCGATGAAGTATGAAAACATCGGCGAGGGCAAATTTAAAGTAAGTGGCCGTGGTGAGCTTCAGATTACTATTTTGGCTGAAAATATGCGCCGCGAGGGGTATGAATTTTTACTTGGCAGACCTGAGGTCATCGTAAAAGAGATAAACGGCGTAAAGTGCGAGCCATATGAGCTTTTAGTCATCGACGCACCTGATGATACGACAGGCACAGTCATAGAAAAACTAGGCAAAAGAAAGGCTGAAATGGTCTCTATGAACCCAACAGGTGATGGCCAAACAAGGATCGAATTTGAGATACCAGCGCGCGGCCTTATCGGCTTTAGAAGCCAGTTTTTAACTGACACAAAGGGCGAGGGCGTCATGAACCACAGCTTTTTGGAGTTTAGACCACTTAGTGGAACAGTGGAGCATAGAACAAACGGCGCACTAGTTTCTATGGAAAACGGCGTAACGCTTGCCTATTCGCTATTTAACTTGCAAGATCGTGGCGTGCTATTTCTTGATCCACAAGCAAAAGTCTATGTGGGTATGATCATCGGCGAGCACAGCCGTCCAAACGACCTTGACGTAAATCCTATCAAGGGTAAAAACCTAACAAACGTGCGTGCAAGCGGTAGCGACGATGCGATCAAGCTTGTGCCACCTAGAAAGCTAAGCCTTGAGCGCGCGCTAGAGTGGATAGAAGATGACGAGCTAGTCGAGGTTACGCCTATAAATATTCGCGTTCGCAAGCGCTATTTAGACCCAACAGAGCGCAAAAGAAAAGCGAAACTTTAATCAAATTTTATCATTTTAGCCCCTTTGTAAAGGGGCTAATAATTAAACTCTAAAAACAGTAAAAAATTTACATAAATTTCTCATACTTTTTTGCATTATTTATTTAAGTTGGCTTTGTTCAAGACGAAATAGAGCCATTCTCTCTCATCTAAAATTTATCAACCTTAAAACTATTTATGCTTTAAAATACCATACTTACTTTTC is a genomic window containing:
- a CDS encoding flagellar hook-length control protein FliK, with the protein product MQAYTAKNNVDLLAPAGNKKPSVSKKSQNNGEFLSMVLDAAASKANSGQKITEKDVKEIVKTVTTQKETLQKAQSESAAKISTALEENLDENTKNELYENANFMQLLQVLEILNGNEKVSKFPNFSDKIANFLSVPENVEELSNVKSVSDLIDLAKKFDLGLENIEISNEDVPKLNEMFKNLGKKEFFTPIKTEEKPFYLKELKNEVEQTIIKNEPKEVVKLDTLLKEVVANPTNETKNLVKEEPKKLDSEVKLDDEIVDVEPEEQPKEPKVKVNLHEQKAQKAPTLESLLFPEREQQKNENLESKETFSSDNKSELNQMVKDIANSAKHQLQTKAEIKETLSNFSSTLKEQVQNYKAPITRFNITLNPLNLGEVEITMVNRGNNLHVNFNSTTATMNLFLQNQAEFKNSLVNMGFTELEMNFSDQNQRQDKREQAKNKYSSNQSDESENAQAEQSLLELVIPRYI
- a CDS encoding flagellar basal body rod modification protein, which translates into the protein MASVSDITTQTTQQKNAEKKAKAKQDAAAGTGTNPNAQLDKDAFMKLLLTELQYQDPTSPMDTEKMLTQTSQLASLEMQQNTNSAMKELVNQLKSNANAYAISALGKMVSTGSNSVLLTDEQKTVNFALYFKSDLANGKLEIKNANGEVVRSIDIKDLKSGVRRISWDGKDDSGKQLPNGAYTVSVNYTGKDGNSYKTQVGSYPVEAVKFVDGKAMIKIAGEYVPMDKISEFYEG
- the typA gene encoding translational GTPase TypA, whose amino-acid sequence is MEKIRNIAVIAHVDHGKTTMVDELLKQSGTFNEHQNLGERVMDSNDIERERGITILSKNTAIRYKDTKINIIDTPGHADFGGEVERVLKMVDGVLLLVDAQEGVMPQTKFVVKKALSLGLRPIVVVNKIDKPAGDPDRVINEIFDLFVALDANDEQLEFPVVYAAAKNGYAKLKLSDENKDMQPLFETILAHVPAPSGSDENPLQLQVFTLDYDNYVGKIGIARIFNGKISKNQNVMLAKADGTKTTGRISKLIGFMGLERTDINESGTGDIVAIAGFDALDVGDSVVDPNNPHPLDPLHIEEPTLSVVFSVNDGPLAGTEGKHVTSNKIDERLANEMKTNIAMKYENIGEGKFKVSGRGELQITILAENMRREGYEFLLGRPEVIVKEINGVKCEPYELLVIDAPDDTTGTVIEKLGKRKAEMVSMNPTGDGQTRIEFEIPARGLIGFRSQFLTDTKGEGVMNHSFLEFRPLSGTVEHRTNGALVSMENGVTLAYSLFNLQDRGVLFLDPQAKVYVGMIIGEHSRPNDLDVNPIKGKNLTNVRASGSDDAIKLVPPRKLSLERALEWIEDDELVEVTPINIRVRKRYLDPTERKRKAKL